CAACATCAACCATAGAATGAGGGAAGAGTAGTTATGTTTTTGTGTGATTGAGATGAGTACAATTCGTAGGGGACGTGAGTCTTATATAAGAGTAAAACCCTAAGGCTTGTAACTTAGTTTCCACGTTAAGAGCAAATTGATTATCATATATTTTGCATTGGCCAGCACGaaaagatttaattatattgcCATAAACTGATTATCTTGGTTGATTCTCATATATTCTGGCCTTGGAGAGCAACCGAAGAATTGGTTATACCGCGCGAGATTTCAATACTCATTAATCTTGGAACCGACCGGTTGGGTTCAGTAAACCCAAATAACGTAGTTACAATATTACGTTCTGTTAAACTCTCTCTTATACAGAGTTCTCACGTAACGTTGTTATAATGCTTTGGAGTTCTGGCTTCACAAACTAATGGTACGTTCAATATATTATAGTGCCACAAATCCCGTATAAGAGAAAAGCAAAAGacgtcttcatcttctccgTTCTGTCCTCTTGAGTAACAAATAACTCAGTTTATCTTCTTGCGACATCGTCATCTTCTCTTTCGATCAATCTTCTTCATATCTCAAGCATGTGCATAGATGGACACATTGAAGACCAAAGATATGTGAGAACTCAGAAGTCACGTTCAAGACCAATGTTAGACATAATAATGATACTTTTTATAGTTCATACATTCCATACACGTTCAAGAACCGTAATGCAGTGGGGAGCTTCGCAACTTAGCATAAACAGTCATGTCTCGTTGAAATATGATACAAATTGTGCTCTTCTTCAAAGTGTTGAGGATGAGTTCTTCATTGAGATGAATGGTCATGTCTCCCGTATAAGAGAAAAGTAAAAGacgtcttcatcttctccgTTATGTCCTCTTGAGTAACAGAGAACTCAGCTTCTCTTCTTGGGACGTCGTCATCTTCAATTTCGATCACTCTTCTTGGGATTATATATACGCCTATATACTCTTTATTTCTCAAGCATGAGCATAGATTGACACATTGAAGAACAAAGATatgtgagaagaagaagtcACGTTGAAGAACAACGTTAGCCAGAATAATGATACTCTTTATAGTTCATACATTCTATACACGTTCAAGAACCGTAATGCAGTGGGGAGCTTCACACCTTAGCATTCCAACCTGGCTTTTAGTAATAATGTACATGAACCCCGTGGATTATAATGTTGGTGACGTACTGGATCGTGATGCAACCCCCCCCCAGCGATGTGCACGGACAGAGCACGACCGTCTATGGTCTCGAAAGTGTTCAAGCTGAGTAAATCTTTGAGATAAACAGTCATGTCTCGTTGAAATATGATACAGATTGTGCTCTTCTTCAAAGTATTCAGGATGAGTTCTTTTTTGAGATGAATGGTCATGTTTCACAAACTAATGATACAGAGGGACTCGTCTTGAACCACGACGTGTATAAACATTCCGAGCCTTGGAGTAACTGGGTCGTCGTTTCCTGAGTCGGGGGATACATAGAACTCTGAACCTTTCATTAAAAACAGTGCGGTTGAAGTATATGGTGAGTAAGAATAAAGAAGAGACATATCCGTAGCATAAGCTTTATGTGAGAACTCCAATTCATGAGttagttatttaattttttagattaaggaaactatttaaaaaaatccgGTAATAGTAAAATCAAATAAGGAAATTAATTTGTGAGAGTCTCTGTCTAATAGACACGTGTCCTACTTGGTGTGAAAGCATTAATTCCAATGctcctcttttaatatataagggataataGATTCTTATAGTTGGAATAACTGCAAATTCTGTCTCTCGAATACCTTTTGTTCCATTTACTCTTATATTCCCCATATCACATATGCAAACGCATCCTTTTGCATCTAATAAACTCTCAATAATTATTCAGTCATCTCCAATTGGGAAAATGACAAtggaaaaaatgtaaaaatgctTCTTTTTATCAACAAATATGTCGACTATCATGTTTCGATAACACTAATAAAAACCACTAATCTACTTGccctaaaaaaattatttgttggTCATGAATTTCGAAACGCAATCGTTTAAAAAGACTTCATTTGTTCCATACTATATTTGCCCTCATTTGAATATCAAACGCAAACACAGCGTTTTGCCGCCTCTAAACAACCGCCTCCGTTTTgttgttaatatctatatacTCCGATCAAAACAACGAACAAATGCAAAACGCTTTTTGTTTGTCACAATTTATGAATAGATTTACatggaaaaacaaaaatcacgtatatatttttaagagaaaaagactaggatagcaccaaaccaagtttttgttcccaaagtagcactcaaggctcaaagtcacaaaaataggtttcattaaagaggtaaatatacacttataccccttgggttaattaatccaaaccttagggtttagagttaagggggtggggttttggaattagggtttaaaattttataaaaaataaatactaaaataaaaaataaaaattttaaaaacagtttcaaaaagtatttttaaattataaaaagaaaatttgaaaaaaaaaaattcaaaaaaaaaatttcaaaaaaaaaattataaaaatttcgaatctgaaaacatataatctgaaactataaatttttttttttatttttttatttttttttatttttattttatttatttttatttatttttgtttatttatttaattttaaaccaagggtattagggatattttaccctttaatgaatgtcatttttgtgactttctccttctagtgctatttttgagacataaacttcaaaatgtgctattattgacaattgccctatttttaatgtatgtatgtatgtaccGGTAAAATAAGTAAACCGAACTTGGTCAAGAATCCAAAGCAAACGGCGTTTGAAGTAGATCGTACGGAGACCAAAGCGCGTCTAACGGACAAGGCCGACCAGCGTCGAGTCTAGCCCATGGCTTACCTTTCCCACTCCAATGCAACAGACTCACCGGACCAGGATGCAAGTCTCGGCACAGTCCCCTGAAGTTATCTCCTCCCAAACCGTGCTGGTTCCACCGATGATTAACCGGTTTAATCAAACCGGCGAAAACCAGCAAAAACGGCGGTAACGAACCAAGCTCGTAAATTCTCATTCGCTTTTGCATCGCCATCCAATCCTCGATGCGTGCGGTGTACTCACCTTCCCGCCACCGCGAGAGATCGATCACCATCACTCCGGTGTTGAAGTAGCACGCCTTGCGATCGGCGAACGTTAAGGAGAGAGTCGGGTTTGACCAGAAGGCTGAGGTGAAGTAGGAGGTGAAGTTTGCGTTGCAGTACTCCGGCGCGGCGAGGACGGTGTCTCGGCCGAGATCTGTGGCGGCGAGTTTGGCGATGTCGTCGACGAGGATTAGATCGGAGTCTAGGTACACGACGCGGCGGACGCACGGCGGGAGGAGATCGGCGAGGTAGCTCCGGGCGTAGTTCAAGGGACAGTCTAAGGCGGAGCGGATGGAGGAGGAGATCAGACGGGAGACGGAGGAGACGTTGAAGACGTAGACTTTGAACTCGAGGTAAGGGAAAGAGGCGGAGACGGTGGAGCGTAGAGACGACGCGTCGGCGGAAGCGGAGGCTACGAAGTGGAAAACGATGTTTTCCGGGCAAGAGGAGTGTTGGAGGACGGAGAGGACGGCGGCGACTGAGCCGCGAATGTAGGCGGCGTCGAGTGTCATGGCCACGTGGACAGCTCGACGAGAGCAGAATATTGGCTTCGCCGACACGTCATCGTCATCATCTCCGGGATCGATTATGGGGCAATCAGCAGAATTGTAAAACTGTGGGGCTTCTTTGAATTTTTGGATAATTTGAGAGGCGGAAATGGGATTAACAAAAACAATGAAGAGAAGCGAGAGGAGAatgagaagaagatgttggGACATGTTTTTTCTCAGACTCTCACGGTATTGGAAGGCTTCTCTCAACTGAGAAGAGCTGTCTCTCAGACTTTGATCATGTGTGTGTGTCTGAGAGAGATATAAAAAGGGTTTTGCTTAGATTTTAGGTTTCTATATATTGATTAGATTCCAAGCccttttcataattttatattacttCTTTCATGAACATGATTAGCAACTTAAATGATAATAGCTCCTGAAACCAGTAATATTGTGTCagtgaaaaattattttctggTCAAATACCATTTACTGAGTTTTAGAACTTgggatttttaatgttttcttatattattttaattaaagaaATGTGGGAATCTATTACTTCCACATGTTAACCGAAAATCATTGTAGATCCACATTATAGGCTGATGTTATATTAATTGGTGATTAAGTTGTTTAGTAGTAAGGTTCCAGTAGtctttgtaattttgttttatgttgtTTCCTACACAATGCAAAGAAAGACATGGAAATATATGACATTGATATGTacttataaaaatcaaattcaCACACGTAATATACATATGTTTGTCTGCATGCAATACAAACAAATAGTCTTTTGGAATTCGAATTTTGCGGATACATGTCTCGatgatttatataaaaaaatgtgtgGCTGGTACTAGTACTTGCTATACGATTCAAAATGCACAAGAATATGGGGACTATGAAAACGTGATGAAATTTATGTGTTTGAGAataatttaacaataaaaaaatctaaaaataatatacatacaTGACTTGGTCAGTAATTTTTATGGTTGAGATGTTATGTTTAGCCTAAAACTTCAACGTCAATCTAATTCGTATTTG
This genomic interval from Brassica napus cultivar Da-Ae chromosome A6, Da-Ae, whole genome shotgun sequence contains the following:
- the LOC106346971 gene encoding probable galacturonosyltransferase-like 1 yields the protein MSQHLLLILLSLLFIVFVNPISASQIIQKFKEAPQFYNSADCPIIDPGDDDDDVSAKPIFCSRRAVHVAMTLDAAYIRGSVAAVLSVLQHSSCPENIVFHFVASASADASSLRSTVSASFPYLEFKVYVFNVSSVSRLISSSIRSALDCPLNYARSYLADLLPPCVRRVVYLDSDLILVDDIAKLAATDLGRDTVLAAPEYCNANFTSYFTSAFWSNPTLSLTFADRKACYFNTGVMVIDLSRWREGEYTARIEDWMAMQKRMRIYELGSLPPFLLVFAGLIKPVNHRWNQHGLGGDNFRGLCRDLHPGPVSLLHWSGKGKPWARLDAGRPCPLDALWSPYDLLQTPFALDS